The genomic DNA TCTACTGGTCCCTGAGCTTCCATGAGCAGTGGCTATGTTCCTGTCATCTTGCATTCCCCCGTGGTTAGCACTGTGAGAGCACTGAGGAGAGGTACAGATGACACCACAGCACAGTGGAGCCATGGTACAGGGGACGAGCACTCCAACTTTGAGGCTTGGCTCACACTGATTTGCTGTTATAATGTTGGGGAAGCGAATGAACTTAATTGAACTCCAGGGTTTTTTCATCAGTAGAGCTGGAGAAATACCAGATCTGAAATGTCAAGACAAGACAACATACCACTTCCCGCTCTCCTTCCTCGAAGTATGCCCCTGGCTAAATCCCTTACTCATTCACACTTGGGCTGTTTCCTAAACTACAAAATGTggataacaataaataaataccttcatgtggcattttttattattagggTTATTGGGTAAATTAAATGAAACCACATAAGAAAAGCATTTAGTTCCGTGGCCGGCACAAGGAAGTGCTGAATAAATGGTAGCTATAATGATATTATCACCAGATTTATTTACCCTTCCTGAGCATGAGAAAGAATGAGGCTGGATGGAACTTACATCAAGAAGATcttggaaatacttttttttctcccatggCAAAAAGCCCAAGTAACTCTCCGTGTAATGCTGCAGCTTTCTTCCAAGTAACACTTCAGTAACGCCTATGTGATTTTCGGcattttcctccattctgttgttctctttttctttccctgtgattttcttttcttttgtcatctGGCTTGCCAGTGGAACAATCAGAGATGAGAGCTTTTCTTTTGTCACATTTCCACCTACAGTTTTTTGGGTGTGAGTTTCCGATCTAAATCTTGCTGTGGTCTCCAAGTCCAGGGGTAGATTCTGACCCTGGTCATGACCATTCACTTTTACACTCACTGCAGGAAAAGTCAACCTCTGTAATCTTTCAGACACTCCTAAGCTGTTTGGCAAGATGCTTTGATGAACCTGTTTTTCCTGTGGAGTCACCAAACTGTCATTTGTTTCATCTGTTATTATAGCTTGATTTTTTACTTTAGCATGCTGTGAGTTCATCAGAAATGATCTCAGCAAGGCTGACTTGGACAAATTGTATCCTTTCATAGTGATGTCTCCATGTTCCAGTTGCAAATCCAATTTATTGAGACTTAACTGGGCCTCTTTTGGAAGGAGTGAAATATTTACCAGGGGAATTTTCACCTCTTCCTGGGCTCTCCTTGTTGAGTTAACATCATGTCGCCTGAACTTCGGGAAGCGTTTTTCTTTGGGAATATCCTCAAAAAGGATTTCCGCCTCCGGAAGAAGTGTTGTGGGACTAACTAAATTTTCGTAACCTTTCTGGGCCGTGGAATTCAGTTTTGGTCCCTCCCTTGTGTCCACCTCCACTGTTATCTGGATTTTGAACTCTTCgtcatttctattttgaaatgtgagattAAAATGTATTGTGGTGGCATTCATTCCGCTGTGCATTATGAGGTGGATGGTTTTCCACTTGTTGGCAATAGAAGCATGTCGAATTATTGGATTGTCACTATAGGCACCTTCAACTCCTCTTTTGGCTATTTCTGCAAagctgaaataaggcaggcattCACCTTTTGGAATAATATAGTGAGTCTGGTTTGGGAGAAGGGTCACTTTATACAATTCATGAAAATGATCtagaggaaaaaacagaaacatgtttttttttaaaaactaggcatttttcctctgttttcctttaattctttgggtctgagttttcactttctttaaaaaaaaataatagggaATGCATcacgaatttgcatgtcatccttgtgcaggggcCATACTCACGCCTAAACTGTTCTAATTtcagtatatgtgctgctgaagtaaGCACTGAGTTTTCACTTTCTAAGAGTgactttaatttcaaaataatcagaTATCCTAATACAACAGTTACTGGTACAGGGCTCATTTCACTATCTGAGGCAGTCACAATAATTACCATGAAATAGTGATCCTGACTCACTACAGAGATATGGCATGATTCTTAACAATAAATTACAATAATCAATTTCCATGTTTTTATCCATTTGAAAAAAACTTTCTGCCAAAACAAACTCCATTTATATGTTACCAACAAAATCCAGGATTTGAACCATCTTTATTTAATGAATTATTGATGGAtatcaataattttttgtttaatttggaaacaaaaaatttttgtttccaaattaaAACTTCACCACATATTTTCAGCTAAGGTAAATCTGCttggtcaaaacaaaacaaaacaaaacaaaacaccagactGCAACAATAACACTAAAGAAATAACACTCTTTAGTGATTTATGTTGTTCTCTTACTTTTATAACGAGTCTGAATGTAAGGCTGGAAAAAGGATACACAGAGAATCATTATTGTAAATAACAAAAGCCATTCAAAACTCTACCTGTCAAGGACTTTTTATCCTCCTATTCTTGTTTGTTTGGCAGTAAACATACCTTGCCCACAGTCGCCAGCATCAAACCCACAGGACAAGACATTGCACGCTTGGTCACAGAACTTATCAGCAAGCCAGGAATTTGCACATCCCTGATTACAGTAAGAGACACTGTTTATTCCTCCACCAAACTGCCAGGGCTGTCCAACTCCAATACTCCCagtacctccacctcctgcaatATAGCGACTCCCTCCACTGTTACCTGTAgagtggaggaagaagagggaatcTTGCTGTAATTACAATTTTGAAAGGCAGTTCtgaactgggcgcggtggctcacgcctgtaatctcaacactttgggaggccaaggcggctggatcacctgaggtcaggagtttgagaccagcctggtcaacatggtaaaccccatctctgctaaaaacacaaaaattagctgggcgtggtggtgggcacctgtaatcccaactacttgggaggctgaggtgggagaattgctcgaacccaggaggtggaggttgcagtgaatcaagattactccactgcactccagcctgggcaacaagattgaaactccatctcaaaaaacaaacaaaaaagacagttccttatttcatattaatgttttcaaggttgatGTGTAAGTTTTAGTCATAAAAGGTTCATCTCATTCTTTAGTAAAAGATCTCATGTaccttaagaagaaaataaactgaaaaggGAGTCACTTGACAGAAGTGTGATGAACAGGCCCTAGCATTTTGTAGCTGTGCAACCTACAAGTACAGGCCTTACATTTGCTCAAGCGGCACGTGCTGACAGAAATGGAGGAGCacgaaaacaaaaagagattatTCCAAAGACTGTGACTATCAGAACTGCCAAAAACATGTCCAAATGTGGGTATCGTGTTTGATACCCCTTGTTATCAAATGTTAATGTTCTAGTAGAGACTGACTTCTCTGGTCTACACAGATCTACTTTGCACATCTGTATTCTCTCCCCACAGTTAAAGAGCATCTGACATATCTGACTGAAATACAACTTGAAGCTTTGTTTTCTCCAATGTGCAAACATTTCCAAATCCGTTTCTTCATATGGAAATGGGGATGATAACATTTGTCTACATACTCACTCTCAGGTGACAAACAAAATTCAAGTGAATATAATGAATAATGCTGTATACATTTAATGCTTTATAATTGAAAGGCAGTAAGTAAATGTAACAAATTGCTATTATCAGTAAGTCAAAATATAAGTAtgtgagggagggagaagagttGCTGAGgaaaatacttatttcttttgCAACTCTTTAGTCATTCTGTGACCTATCATAATCTGCTGCTGACGGCGACCAGCAGTGAGCTCCTATAAGAACCAGTGGGAGTGATGCTTGCTCTTGGGTTTATAGAACTAAGTATATTccagattttcatattttaaataagatgacATTTTCAAGTGTATTTTCTCTTGTTCAATGCCCTCAACAACGAATAAACTGGGCCACATGGGAGCACTAATTACCACCTCCAAAGAGTCTACTGattactgatatatatatatacacacacacacattcatatatatatatattttttgagacaaggtgtcactctgccgcccaggttggaatacagaggcgcaatcacagctcacggcagcctcggacttctaggctcaagtgatcctcctgccttagcctcccaagcacctaggactacaggtgtgcaccaccacacttggctaattttttttgatagagatggggtcttactatgttgcccaggctggtcttgaactcctggcctcaagcaatcctcccagttcAGCTTTGCAAAGCACTGGATTATAAGCttgagtcaccatgtccagcaTTACTGATTCTTTATTAATACATAAAGAATGTTTGGTTACGTCTATAGTACATGTTCAATAatgattaagaagaaaatattccatAAAAATGAACGAACAACAGTTTAACACATCCTTACCAGAGCAATCGCCACCATCCCAATCGCAGGCTGAATTATTACAAGCCTTGTCACAATAGCCATCTTTAATCCAGGAACCGGGGCAGCCCTCGGCACAGTTTGGCACAGGCCACGTCAAATAAACCTACgataaaaccaaagagaaaataaaatgacttctgGCTTCTGATACGTTTTATTCTTAAGATTccctttataaaaagaaattaagtctctagaaagattaaaattttcaaaGGGCTGAGTGTTCACACTCACAAGCGCTTTAAGTTTGCCTGTACCTATAGTGATTGTTTAGATCCTGCTGTGTTGACCATTCTTACTGAgcatatttacttttttccattACTCAAGGAAAGCAGACAAGGATTCAACTCATGGATTAGCCTCTCACAGCATGCTTTGATAATCTACTGTGAAATAAAGTAACACCATGCCAGACTTGACTGCAAGTACCAAAGCATGTCAAAGCTGGTGGGAAGTAGGCACGGTCACTGCTTTTCTGCAACAACTATCAGTAGCTCATCAGTGTATTTGTGCATAATCTTGTCTCAAGGCTGAGAGACAATATCCTCTATCTTCATGCATAAGGCCCTGTGATAAATTAATCGGCACAGCATTCTGAGCTGTGCATTCACCTGCTCTAAAAATGAGTGATGGGGTACatggttactttttaaattcaaaatcattgaaaaaaaatacactcCTCTTTAAAAATCTCTGTGCCTTTGCATATTCTGTCTaattggaatatcttttttcacctAAACTAACTCTTACTTGTTAAAGTACGTGTCAATTCGGATGGGTATCCCATCTGATTTAAGCCTCCTATGCTCACACGCCTCAGCACCAAGGCACACCTGTCAGCAGGAAAAGCACTGCACAGTCATTGATCTTGTGTTTGTCCCCTTGTTAAGCCATGAGCTCACCTTTTAGCCCTACAATCTGATACAGAGGAGACAGGTCAATAGGGGAACAGGAGAATGGGCCTGGTTGGGTAGCATAAACAATAACAGACAAAGTAGTTTTGTTATTAGCACTTAGTTGCAGAGTTTTATAACTTATAAGTTTACGGTGATAAGTCTCTAACTGATCACTGAACCCTTCCAACAATGCTACAAGGGTTTTTGTATTTTCCCCACTATGCAGACAGAAAACACAGAAGTAGAGCCACTGCCCAAGGTCATCCTGAAGAGTTGGCCCCCAAGTCTGCACTCTTAACCACTTCTCCATCCCACCTCTCAACAACGTTAGAGCGCAACAGGCTGCCTTAAATGAAATTTCATCTATAGCTTTCAGCACTAACTTGAGTTAACTTTCTATTTTGGCCCTTTTGCTGACATTCTAACCATGATTTTCTGTTTCACAGTGATTTTGCTTTTTCTGCTATCATAGTAGTAGAAAATTTAGATGGTCGGGGAAAAGTGAGGATCCTGGGTGTCTAAGAATGTGGGAAAGCAAATTTCTAACTGTAGTGTTCTTCTTAATTGTTGACTTCTGAGCTTAGCACTCAAAAACGATTATTtgatcatacatatatatatttttttaattttatttttcaagatcaggttctcactctgtcacccaagctggggtgcagtggtacaatcacagctcactgcagcctcaacattcAGGCTAAAGTAATCTTCTCATCTTGGCCGGTGAGCCCCCACTCCCCCGACTGCCCCCCAACACCTAAGTCGCTGAGACTACATGAGTATTCCACTGGGCCcaaataattgttttactttttgtaaagtaaaacaatttactttttgtaaagtaaaacaattatttgTCTCCCTAAgcttcccaagctggtctcaaactcctagggtcaagtgatccactcacctctgcctcccaaagtactgggattacaggtgtaagccaccgtgcctggcctgtgtgaTATTTGACTATAGTAGTATGTGCACTGATTTTCTGATTTGCTAAGTGACTTCCACACTAGACATCCCCCCTCCTCTTAGGCACTCACCTTTTGGCCTTTGGAGTGACTGTAAAAATCATCTGGCCAGACATCCTTCCCAAACATGACATCATCATTTAGGTAAATAAACTTCTGGGACAGCCCTTCGATGCGATGAATGTGACTTTCAATAGCAGGTGAACTAAAGGTAGGCAAGTGGCTCAAATTTCGAAAAACATCCTTTTaacaacagcaaacaaaaaaagagagtgaaTGAGAGCTGTTTGGGTTTGGTTTAGTttttgaaaggaaggaagggaaggcaaTGAAGAGCtaaagaaaggcagaaatgaaggcagaagggTACGGAGAATGAAATTATGGAAATCCCTGTACCACACTAAAGGAGCAGAATTAGAAACCACAGTCTCGTAATTTTTAGAAAGTCTTGTACCTGGTGTGTTACTATTGTCACTCGAGGATTGTCAAGGTTCAGCCAGGATGGAATCTGCCCGTTGGTGACAATGAAAATATTCCGAACCCATGGTGCATGCTTCTCAATAGATCGCAGTGAGTACCTCAGTTCTTCGTTATCTTCAAAACGACTGGCAGAGATGTCTTCATCCTGCTTAGACTGAGAAAAACACTTGGCACATGAAGATGTGAAATACCCCTTAAGTCATACCTCCTCCTCTTTGTCCTTTCCTTCTGCCCCATCTGCTCTCAAGGTGCTCTGGCAGACTTTTAACAATGGAgtcttaattttaaacattacaaAAAATGCAGAAGatcagtatatatatttttaaacccaaAATTCAAAAAGACAGCATTTCTCTAACACCCTTTATAAAaaaggttcttggatctcattcTAGGTCACTTCAGTTAATACCAAACCAACGGCAGTGACTGGAAAATTAGAAAAGTTCCAATCAACTCACCTCTCTGTAAGTCCCCTTTCCTCTTCTAATATAGTAACTTATACATTTTTAACATCCTAACCCTTGATTTGGGTTGTAAAAGCTTCTGTGCATCCCTTACCTGGCTGATGGCACTCAGATCCCATAATAAATATGCAGGACTTATGGTCAGTTCTTTTCCATCAATGGTCATGTTCTTCTTAGTTTGCTTGTTCAATTCTTGAAAATTCTTGGGGTTATTCAGTTTTAGAAGCGCTACACTGGCCTCTGAATACAACTGCAACTATCAAATAACAAGAGGATTACACATGAAAAGACTGAGTCTCAAGGATGAGGCACCTTCAAATTCCCAGTCTGCTCTttaatctttcccttttttttgagacacagtctcgctctgtcgccaggctggaacgcagtggcgcaatcttggctcacctctacctccgcctccagggttcaaacgattcttctcagcctcccaagtagctgggactacaggagtgcatcACCAcagtcagctgatttttgtatttttagtagagacagtgtttcaccatgttggccaggctggtctccacctcctgacctcaggtgatccacctgccttggcctcccaaagtgctgggattacaggcgtgagccaccacaaccaccCTGATCTTTAATCTTGAAATGGTAAGACAGtatcaaaacacaacaaaaagaccTACACAGACCAGATGCATTTCCCAAATGAATGTTAACAAAACAGGCATCTAAAAATAAGAAGGAGTGGTAAAGGCAGTGGCAAACTCGACACCTCAGAGCCATCTGAAAGCTGCAACCACTCAGTGGCACCAAGTGCTGCCAGTCTCCTCAGAGGCAAGAATCCCCAACTGCTGTATGAAATCTCCCCAATTTTTCAGTGTTggctcaaatgatttttgacttCTTTGCAAATATGCCTGCTGGCCAACAGTTTTGTGACTTTTCTTCTAGAATATTATCAATCTGCTTATATTGGGCTTAAAACCTGCAATGTAATTAACCTTGCTGGAATTGGTGACAAGCACATCTGCTAGTGGGGTGTCTGAACAGCTTTTGTGCCACATGCCCAGGAGGAGCATCTTCGGCAGGGCTGCCTGAAGTGCTTCCATGGGAAAACTAGCTTTCGGAGCAAAGCTTTTGGGGCAATCATAAATCTAAGAGTGAACATCACAAACATCAAGTTCTACAAACAGGCTTTGCCACCCCTACCAAAGTCCACACCACGCTTTATCTGTTGTCTGTTCTGACTCTGTATCACGCAACTTCCTATGAAGAGGCTTTCATCACTCAGGAAAAGGGGAAAGGCCTGAAAACCACAAATGTAGGATAGTAAAATCCTTCTCCTGAACTAGTGCTTCTAAAAGAGCTTATGGTTTTCTTTCTCAATCTATAAAACAGAAGCAAACACAAATTATTATGAGCTTATTCTGAGCTCTTCTGTTTGCTGCATGACTATTCTTAGCTCATTGTCTAAGCAGTTTCCTAAGCGTACGTAGTCCAAAACACCAGAGGTTAGAGTTAgaaatttcatttatatcttttcCCCTTATTACATAGGCCATTAACTCTTCTCACAGATTAGGTGCATGTGTGAGCACCTGCAGGTGCTTGTAACTGTCTTCCTGACTCATCACTTTCTTTTACCTCTTTTACTTagtgagtgcctggcacatatttaGCACTCGCTAAGCTGGTTCTCACTGAGTCACTATCTTGCCTCGGCATATGTGCCGGGTGTTTGGAGGCAGGCCACACAGGGGATTAGTAGTCTGCCTGGGTCCCTGTCCTCCCTCTCACAGCACCCCAAAGCATTTCTGAGGGCTCCCTGGAGAGAAAAAGTCACTATtctagaataatttatttatttacttatttttatttctattttttgagatggagtctcattttatCGCCAACGCTGGaatacagtgatgtgatctcggctcactgcaacctccatctcccgggttcaagtgattctcctgcctcagcctcccaaatagctgggattacaggcacgcatcaccatgcccagctaattttttttgtatttttagtagaggcaggatttcatcacattggccagactggtctcctgacatacgatccacccgccttggcctcccaaagtgctgggattacaggcatgagccaccaggcctggcccccaTCTCCCGTTTCTCGAGGGGCATCAGTGTCTGGTTCAATCACAGCTTCGTTATCAATTTCTAGATCACTTTCCTCACTTGAAGGCTCGTCTGTGTTTATGTTTTCCTCCACCTTCTTACTACCTGTTTTTAATTCCTtggtattttcttctgatttataaTAGCTTTCTGAGTAGCACGTGGTACTTCACCCCCATGCTCTCCACACGCTCCCTCAGGAAGCACATTTCCTCGGTGTGCAGACTGCTCGGATCCTGCTTATACATTTTCACGAAGTCCTGAAGCTCGCTCACTTTGCGAAGGTCCAGGGTCGGAAGGCAGTGGGAGAAGCTGAGGGGCTGCAGGCCAGTTTCGGGCCCAGGCACTGGCTTGGCGTCACCTCGAAGATGAGGTGTGTCTAGTTTAATTTCATAACTTGTATTGGCCCTTTGTTTGGTAAGAAGGTATATCactaaaattattcttttattagaAGCCTTGCCTAGGGTTGGTTTCTAATTATATGGGCATAAAAGAGCAATAAGAGGTTTTTCTACAGTAACTATACAATAATTCGGAAAGAGATGAAAATTAATGAGGTTAAggtaatatttatatgtatgagAAAGATTTTCTGCCACCGTAAAAAGGGTGGGGAAGTACCCCCTGACAGCCACTAGGTGGCAGCCCAATCCTGGACATCATCATTACTTTTGTCAGCCAAGAGGAGGTAGTGGGAAGAGTAGTTGTAGTTTGTGCCTAAGGCTGGAGTTCGTGGCTTGGGCAATTGTGGGCAACTGCCTCCATATTTAGCATCTTACTTTAAATTATAAGTTTACATAAATTATAAGTTTCTGCAAAAAGGAATAACTTCTATACCCACCCCCTACAGACCCACAGTGAACAACATGTGGCATGACTAAGAAATAAAGCTTTGTTGTTTTTAGCCATTGAGATTCCAGAATGTCTGTTCCAGCAGCATCATCTAGAATAACATGACCGATACACCTGGCACTTGTAGGAGTATGAGGCAAgggcagacagacagatggagaACTAAATGGTGGTTGAGGCCAAGGCCTGGGTAGGCTACAACGATTGAGCAACTGATGGATCAATTTGAGTCAAGGAAAGACAATATAGATGATGGTCAGGAGAAGCAGTGTTGCAGaacccaagagaaaaaaatattaattctggtatatttctaaagacaaaaaacaagcaTCAAAATTAAGGgacaagaaacaaaattaagtgGGTTTTGTAATTAGTAGCTCAATGGAGACCAATTTCAACGGCATGACAGATATGGAAACCAGATTTCAAGTGCTTGATACTTCACGGTTAAACTTCTAGATACAATATGTACATAAGTATGTATATATTGGAAGCAAATCTAACACATTTTGTACACTGTATAACATAGGACAGGGGTGATAAAACAATCCCAGAAGTAATAAATTCAGTATAATTCAGTATAAATGACCAAGTCACAAGATACAAGAATTGAAAAAGCAGTGTAAATAATCTTCGCTTTTAAATTCTACAAATGATTAACTATCAAGGCAAGATTAGAGtatatcaatataaaatatataaaaccactttaaaatattgcttattgTGAGAATAATAAACAGTTCGTTCTACTGTTCTCAGCATTGTagcctatatttaaaaattggctttaaAAACAATAGTAGTCAACAAATACAAGTAAGTTTGAATGCATGTTTTTAAGTCAACCAAAAACAATGAGTGCAAAAGAGAAAGTATCCTTTTAAGGCAGACAAAATAGTTGTATTTTAAGATAAGCCTTAGTTAAAAATCATGATATCGAACTGGTCATTTCTGAATGCCAAAAAGAAAGGCTGTGTCAAGTTGTCTAAACAATCTCATATCTGCAAATACTACTGGAGGATAAAGAcctgggatgctgctaaacatcctacaatacacAGGACAGTCTCCTAAGGATAGCGGCATCCAGTCTCAACTGTCAATGGTGCAAAGGTGGAGAAAACTTGGTCTAGAAGAACATGCAAAtccaaaataacaacaaaggcTTTCCTATTAGAAGTTATGTTCCCAACAACTTTAAAGTGCTTACAAATTCAGAAGGTGTAATCTACTTTCATTTTGGATTCATTtgatttaaaatcattaaaaatgttttaggaaaaaaatctcacaTGTCTGCTAACACCAACTGAAAACCAAATTAGTGCCTTTAAGTGATTCAACAATTCAAAgctactagatttttttttttttttttttttttgagatgaagtctcgctctgtcaccagactggaatacagtggcgccacctcagctcgctgcaagctctgcttcctgggttcaagtgattctcgtgccttagcctcccaagtagctgggattataggcatgtgccaccatacccagctaatttttgtattttcagtagagatggagtttcaccatgttgtccaggatggtctcagtctccaaTCAGAtcaacctcatgatctgcccgcctcggcctctcaaggtgctgggattacaggtgtgagccactgtgcccagccgctaCTAGATCTTAATATGTCCTGGTGGTTTTCCAAAACTTAAATCAGTTTCAGAGTTGGTTGTTTCATCtattgaagctttttttttttttttttgagacggagtctcgctctgccgcccaggctggagtgcagtggccggatctcagctcactgcaagctccgcctcccgggttcacgccattctcctgcctcagcctcccaagtagctgggactacaggcgcctgccacctcgcccggctagttttttgtattttttagtagagacggggtttcaccgtgtcagccaggatggtctcgatctcctgacctcgtgatccgcccgtctcggcctcccaaagtgctgggattacaggcttgagccaccgtgcccggcctgaagcttttttattttagaaataaaacaaaaaaagaaaaaggtaccaTGCTTTAAAACAAGTGCACAAGGTGGTTTCAGAGAATTATCTAAAAGAAAGAGCTTTAGTACAAAATTATGACAATTTACTGTGACCTTAGGCCCTGACCAGAGCTTTGAGGGGGGCAGAGTCCACGCAGGACAATATGCTGTTCCCACCCTGCCTGCACAAACAACCTGTTCAGTCTTCAAGAACCCAGatcagtctctttctctttgaaaactTCTCCCATGTCTCTGACCCACAGACCTTTCCTG from Papio anubis isolate 15944 chromosome 9, Panubis1.0, whole genome shotgun sequence includes the following:
- the GNPTAB gene encoding N-acetylglucosamine-1-phosphotransferase subunits alpha/beta isoform X3 → MQDLAFLSGFPPTFKETNQLKTKLPENLSSKIKLLQLYSEASVALLKLNNPKNFQELNKQTKKNMTIDGKELTISPAYLLWDLSAISQSKQDEDISASRFEDNEELRYSLRSIEKHAPWVRNIFIVTNGQIPSWLNLDNPRVTIVTHQDVFRNLSHLPTFSSPAIESHIHRIEGLSQKFIYLNDDVMFGKDVWPDDFYSHSKGQKVYLTWPVPNCAEGCPGSWIKDGYCDKACNNSACDWDGGDCSGNSGGSRYIAGGGGTGSIGVGQPWQFGGGINSVSYCNQGCANSWLADKFCDQACNVLSCGFDAGDCGQDHFHELYKVTLLPNQTHYIIPKGECLPYFSFAEIAKRGVEGAYSDNPIIRHASIANKWKTIHLIMHSGMNATTIHFNLTFQNRNDEEFKIQITVEVDTREGPKLNSTAQKGYENLVSPTTLLPEAEILFEDIPKEKRFPKFRRHDVNSTRRAQEEVKIPLVNISLLPKEAQLSLNKLDLQLEHGDITMKGYNLSKSALLRSFLMNSQHAKVKNQAIITDETNDSLVTPQEKQVHQSILPNSLGVSERLQRLTFPAVSVKVNGHDQGQNLPLDLETTARFRSETHTQKTVGGNVTKEKLSSLIVPLASQMTKEKKITGKEKENNRMEENAENHIGVTEVLLGRKLQHYTESYLGFLPWEKKKYFQDLLDEEESLKTQLAYFTDSKNTGRQLKDTFADSLRYVNKILNSKFGFTSRKVPAHMPHMIDRIVMQELQDMFPEEFDKTSFHKVRHSEDMQFAFSYFYYLMSAVQPLNISQVFDEVDTDQSGVLSDREIRTLATRIHELPLSLQDLTGLEHMLINCSKMLPADITQLNNIPPTQEAYYDPNLPPVTKSLVTNCKPVTDKIHKAYKDKNKYRFEIMGEEEIAFKMIRTNVSHVVGQLDDIRKNPRKFVCLNDNIDHNHKDAQTVKAVLRDFYESMFPIPSQFELPREYRNRFLHMHELQEWRAYRDKLKFWTHCVLATLIMFTIFSFFAEQLIALKRKIFPRRRIHKEASPNRIRV